A region from the Actinoplanes sp. OR16 genome encodes:
- a CDS encoding GAF and ANTAR domain-containing protein, translated as MSREQAVSAAFVELADTLTTDFDMVDYLHTLTVRCVDLLSVDAAGIMVTDHRGNLRVMASSAERIHLIELLEIESAAGPCVECFATGQSVSDNDLHHVDPRWANFSRHASDAGFRAAHALPMRLREEPVGVLNLFTAHPGPMAADDVSLGQALADVTTIGLLQQRALHQRDEMVGQLQHALNSRIVIEQAKGMLFESLKIDMHDAFSLLRAYARRTNRRLSDVAGDIVEDRLDPRAVQTPSRQRR; from the coding sequence ATGTCCCGGGAACAGGCTGTGAGCGCCGCATTCGTCGAGCTCGCCGACACGCTCACCACAGACTTCGACATGGTCGACTATCTACACACGCTCACCGTCCGGTGTGTGGACCTGCTGAGCGTAGACGCGGCCGGGATCATGGTCACCGACCATCGTGGAAACCTCCGCGTGATGGCCTCCTCAGCGGAGCGGATACACCTGATCGAGTTGCTGGAGATCGAGTCAGCCGCCGGGCCCTGCGTCGAGTGCTTCGCTACCGGACAGTCGGTGTCCGACAACGATCTCCACCACGTCGATCCTCGCTGGGCGAACTTCAGCAGGCACGCCAGCGACGCCGGCTTCCGCGCAGCGCACGCCCTTCCCATGCGACTTCGCGAAGAGCCCGTCGGCGTGCTCAACCTGTTCACGGCCCATCCGGGCCCGATGGCCGCCGACGACGTATCTCTCGGGCAAGCGCTCGCCGACGTGACCACCATCGGGCTGCTACAACAGCGAGCCCTTCATCAACGAGATGAGATGGTCGGACAGCTGCAGCACGCCCTCAACAGCCGGATCGTCATTGAGCAGGCCAAGGGGATGCTGTTCGAGAGCCTCAAGATCGACATGCATGATGCCTTCAGCTTGCTCCGCGCCTACGCACGGCGCACGAATCGCCGACTCAGCGACGTGGCTGGCGACATCGTTGAGGACCGCCTCGACCCGCGCGCTGTGCAGACTCCGTCGCGGCAGCGGAGATAG
- a CDS encoding glycosyltransferase produces the protein MTTRTVSTTREPDSARFSSVAFTHLARLTDDTGLFEHARHAVARREHGYCTDDAARGLVVIGREVDPSAEALRLAERYLTFLTHAQDATGAFRNRLGFDRVWSDEPGLGDWWGRALWGLGTAAARCPAPWIRREADHAFIQGASRRSGSRRAMAFAALGAAEVLRADPGDEPAASLLSAAATVIGRPGSDQHWPWPEERLTYANAALAEALIAAGDLLDDPPVLADGLRMLTWLLDVQTSDGHLSVLPATGWRRGTPRLRYDQQPIEVAALADACATAAAVTGAPAWHAGVHRCIAWFLGDNDIGRPMWDAATGGGYDGLTPTGPNLNQGAESTLALIATFQRRTSLPAVSSAG, from the coding sequence GTGACCACGAGGACCGTCAGCACGACGCGGGAACCCGACTCGGCCCGGTTCTCCTCCGTCGCCTTCACCCACCTGGCCCGGCTGACCGACGACACCGGCCTCTTCGAGCATGCCCGGCACGCCGTCGCCCGCCGCGAGCACGGCTACTGCACCGACGATGCCGCCCGAGGGCTGGTCGTCATCGGCCGCGAGGTCGACCCGTCCGCCGAGGCGCTGCGTCTCGCGGAGCGCTATCTGACGTTCCTCACGCACGCGCAGGACGCCACCGGCGCCTTCCGCAACCGGCTCGGATTCGACCGGGTCTGGTCGGATGAACCCGGTCTCGGGGACTGGTGGGGTCGTGCCCTGTGGGGTCTCGGGACCGCCGCGGCACGGTGCCCGGCCCCGTGGATCCGCCGGGAAGCCGACCACGCTTTCATCCAGGGCGCCTCCCGCCGGTCCGGCAGCCGACGGGCCATGGCCTTCGCCGCGCTCGGTGCCGCCGAAGTGCTCCGCGCCGACCCCGGCGACGAACCGGCCGCCTCGCTCCTGTCCGCTGCCGCGACGGTGATCGGGCGGCCCGGGTCCGATCAGCACTGGCCATGGCCCGAGGAACGGCTCACCTACGCCAACGCCGCGCTCGCCGAGGCGCTCATCGCCGCCGGCGATCTCCTGGACGATCCCCCGGTCCTGGCCGACGGCCTGCGCATGCTCACCTGGCTGCTGGACGTGCAGACCAGCGACGGCCACCTGTCGGTACTGCCGGCGACAGGCTGGCGACGCGGAACCCCGCGGCTGCGGTACGACCAGCAACCGATCGAGGTCGCGGCGCTGGCCGACGCCTGTGCCACCGCCGCCGCCGTCACCGGCGCTCCGGCCTGGCATGCGGGTGTACACCGATGCATCGCGTGGTTCCTCGGTGACAACGACATCGGCCGGCCCATGTGGGACGCGGCGACCGGCGGCGGATACGACGGGCTCACCCCGACCGGGCCCAACCTCAATCAAGGCGCCGAATCCACTCTCGCCCTGATCGCCACCTTCCAGCGCCGCACCTCTCTCCCCGCCGTTTCGTCGGCCGGGTGA
- a CDS encoding diacylglycerol kinase family protein: MTVITSRTNRAPRSAVVVNPSKIDDWDGLRSTVDGTLVGAGWPAPRWFETTEDDPGLGQTRAAVESGAEVVFVCGGDGTVMSAVSALAGTEVSMAVLPAGTGNLLAANLGLSTDLATGLAVALEGGLRRLDVGTLDGRHFAVMAGMGFDAHMLDATSDTAKKHIGWPAYVLGAMKHLKDRPMRVTIRIDGGTPMRRRARSVLVANVGRLQGGLRLLSEAQPDDGVLDVAVLTPDTLRTWMALGWGLLRRTDRVPALEVFRGSRIEVLSNRPQPRQLDGDLIESADRLTVEVMPQALWLCVPEPADHPDLSVDAAAAADRAGAAVSRSSRTTVTP, translated from the coding sequence ATGACCGTAATCACCAGCCGCACCAACCGGGCGCCCCGATCGGCGGTCGTCGTCAACCCTTCCAAGATCGACGACTGGGACGGACTGCGCAGCACCGTCGACGGCACGCTGGTCGGGGCCGGCTGGCCCGCGCCGCGATGGTTCGAGACGACCGAGGACGACCCCGGGCTCGGCCAGACCCGGGCGGCTGTCGAGTCGGGCGCCGAGGTGGTGTTCGTCTGCGGCGGAGACGGGACCGTGATGTCCGCAGTGTCGGCGCTGGCCGGTACCGAGGTGTCGATGGCCGTCCTGCCCGCCGGCACGGGCAACCTGCTCGCGGCCAACCTCGGGCTGTCCACTGATCTGGCCACCGGTCTCGCGGTCGCGCTGGAGGGCGGGCTGCGGCGCCTGGACGTCGGCACGCTGGACGGCCGGCACTTCGCGGTGATGGCGGGCATGGGCTTCGACGCGCACATGCTCGACGCCACCTCGGACACCGCGAAGAAACACATCGGATGGCCCGCGTACGTCCTCGGCGCCATGAAGCATCTCAAGGACCGGCCGATGCGGGTCACCATCCGCATCGACGGCGGCACGCCGATGCGCCGGCGCGCCCGGTCGGTCCTCGTCGCCAACGTGGGCCGGCTGCAGGGCGGGCTGAGGCTGCTGAGCGAGGCTCAACCGGACGACGGGGTCCTGGACGTCGCCGTCCTGACCCCTGACACGCTGCGTACCTGGATGGCGCTGGGGTGGGGGCTCCTCCGGCGCACCGACCGGGTTCCCGCACTGGAGGTCTTCCGCGGCAGCCGCATCGAGGTGCTCAGCAACCGGCCACAGCCCCGCCAACTCGACGGCGATCTCATCGAGAGTGCCGACCGGCTGACTGTCGAGGTCATGCCGCAGGCGCTCTGGTTGTGCGTGCCCGAACCGGCCGACCACCCCGACCTCAGCGTCGACGCCGCCGCAGCCGCCGACCGTGCGGGCGCGGCTGTCTCCCGATCGTCGAGAACGACGGTGACGCCATGA
- a CDS encoding GAF and ANTAR domain-containing protein, giving the protein MAELLATYGRDVDAMCDACVAHLPGVSGVGVAAMAKAAATRIRYASNTASEQIEQLQIVLGEGPCVDAFAAGQPVLAADLGHNKWAQRWPVFLPEVLATGARALFAIPLQVGGARVGVMDLHRSDPGILAGEELADVLTFASATTQAMLIEAHDRDTPGTPSLDESDPPVVHQATGVVKVQLGVNIAEALVQLRAYASATGRPVEDVAREVVQRRLRFDELDA; this is encoded by the coding sequence GTGGCGGAACTGCTGGCCACCTATGGGCGCGACGTCGACGCCATGTGTGATGCTTGTGTGGCCCACCTGCCCGGGGTGTCCGGGGTGGGCGTCGCCGCGATGGCGAAAGCGGCGGCGACACGCATCAGATACGCCAGCAATACGGCGAGCGAACAGATCGAGCAGTTGCAGATCGTCTTAGGTGAGGGCCCCTGCGTGGATGCCTTCGCCGCTGGGCAGCCCGTCCTGGCGGCCGATCTCGGCCACAACAAATGGGCGCAGCGCTGGCCGGTGTTCCTCCCGGAAGTGCTCGCGACGGGCGCGCGGGCGCTATTCGCGATCCCCCTCCAGGTCGGCGGGGCGCGGGTGGGTGTGATGGATCTGCACCGCAGTGACCCGGGCATCCTCGCGGGCGAGGAGCTGGCGGATGTGCTTACCTTCGCCAGCGCAACGACCCAGGCGATGCTCATCGAGGCGCACGACCGCGACACGCCGGGCACACCGAGTCTGGATGAAAGCGATCCGCCCGTGGTGCATCAGGCCACCGGCGTCGTGAAGGTCCAACTCGGCGTCAACATCGCCGAAGCACTGGTCCAGCTACGCGCCTATGCCTCTGCGACAGGCCGGCCTGTCGAGGACGTCGCGCGTGAGGTGGTGCAGCGCCGCCTCCGCTTCGACGAGCTGGACGCCTGA
- a CDS encoding ATP-binding protein: MHQHSADGIGSARSGHVWDLIRTYGPDLTGLCRAGSALVPDVTGIGLSAGPVDDPLPRVRFSSDQGSASIEDAQETLDDGPCRDATTTRRPVRAADLSDPWWREHWPRFTPAALRSGARAVFALPLHAGGVRYAGAVDLYRRTPGDLSRADQAGAAELAAAATELLTLERLGLDWTGAFADARLDASGAGTPSVRTSQRYDATAAVPPLVHWFDQASMARVRIRVHTVSTRHGLARADADRFALAVHETMANSVQHGGGLGQLLLWGRNGRLWCEISDHGAGIGTALRSAHAHRSRTGARQRQVTGFQLIERACTSMDLTTDATGTRVRLSYHNDAGGSGHR, translated from the coding sequence ATGCACCAGCACAGCGCCGACGGTATCGGCAGTGCACGTTCGGGCCATGTCTGGGACCTGATCCGCACGTACGGCCCGGATCTGACCGGGTTGTGCCGCGCGGGCTCGGCACTCGTACCGGATGTCACGGGAATCGGCCTCTCGGCCGGACCGGTCGACGACCCGTTGCCGCGGGTCCGATTCAGCAGCGACCAGGGCAGCGCCAGTATCGAGGACGCCCAGGAGACATTGGACGACGGCCCGTGCCGTGACGCCACCACCACCCGCCGGCCGGTGCGTGCCGCCGATCTGAGCGACCCGTGGTGGCGTGAGCACTGGCCGCGGTTCACCCCGGCAGCGCTGCGCTCCGGCGCACGGGCGGTGTTCGCTCTGCCCCTACACGCCGGCGGGGTCCGGTATGCGGGAGCCGTCGACCTGTACCGGCGTACACCTGGTGATCTCTCCCGCGCCGACCAGGCCGGCGCGGCGGAACTCGCGGCCGCAGCCACCGAGTTGCTCACCCTGGAACGTCTCGGCTTGGACTGGACCGGCGCCTTCGCTGATGCCCGGCTGGATGCCTCCGGGGCGGGCACGCCGAGCGTCCGGACCTCGCAGCGGTACGACGCCACTGCCGCCGTGCCGCCTCTGGTCCACTGGTTCGACCAGGCCTCGATGGCACGGGTGCGCATCCGGGTCCACACCGTCAGCACCCGTCACGGCCTGGCCCGTGCGGACGCGGACCGATTCGCGCTGGCCGTACACGAGACCATGGCCAATTCCGTGCAGCACGGCGGGGGCCTCGGCCAATTGCTGCTGTGGGGCCGCAACGGTCGCCTCTGGTGCGAGATCAGCGACCACGGCGCCGGCATCGGTACGGCCCTGCGATCCGCTCACGCACACCGTTCTCGAACCGGCGCCAGGCAGCGGCAGGTCACCGGATTCCAGCTCATCGAGCGCGCTTGCACCAGCATGGATCTCACCACCGACGCCACCGGCACCCGGGTGAGGCTGAGCTATCACAACGACGCCGGCGGCTCCGGACACCGCTGA
- a CDS encoding AI-2E family transporter — MALVWADIARKQTLGRLAVTRRGWTPPPFTADPALGGSPVMLVEQAPPVDDRLPDGVRIAGAWAWRVILFITCAYLLIRVVSLLQIVVVPIAIALLLAALLEPVSAALRRRGVNRSFAAGLVLVTGLLVVFGGLTLIVQTVISQLDDLSAQVGDGIAEVQGWLSQGPLHLSQSQLSAGLDRLRTAITDNQGTLTSGAWNTATTLGEVVAGFLLVLFTLFFYLRDGGQIWTFVCRMLPRAARLPAARAGHYSWHTLVSYVRATVLVAFVDAAGIGIGLAILRVPLALPLAALVFLSSFVPVIGATLSGTVAVLVALVTVGPIKALIVLGVVLAVQQIEGHVLQPLIMGRAVALHPLAVILAIAIGVVVAGIVGGLVAVPLLAVLNTAIRYLFSHPGGEPTPDREPPGTEPTEPAVPSGDPAPTETPIESGPSR; from the coding sequence ATGGCCCTGGTGTGGGCCGACATCGCCCGTAAGCAGACGCTGGGCCGGCTCGCCGTCACCCGGCGAGGTTGGACACCACCGCCGTTCACGGCGGATCCCGCGCTCGGTGGGTCCCCGGTCATGCTGGTCGAACAGGCCCCGCCGGTGGACGACCGACTACCGGACGGCGTACGGATCGCCGGCGCCTGGGCGTGGCGCGTCATTCTCTTCATCACGTGCGCCTACCTGCTGATCCGGGTCGTCAGCCTGCTGCAGATCGTGGTCGTCCCGATCGCGATAGCCCTGCTGCTGGCCGCACTCCTCGAACCGGTGTCGGCCGCCCTGCGCCGACGGGGCGTCAACCGCTCATTCGCGGCCGGACTCGTACTCGTCACAGGTCTGCTCGTGGTCTTCGGTGGTCTCACCCTGATCGTGCAGACGGTCATCTCGCAGCTGGACGACCTGAGCGCTCAGGTCGGTGACGGCATCGCCGAGGTGCAGGGCTGGCTGTCCCAGGGCCCCCTTCACCTGTCCCAGAGTCAGCTCAGCGCCGGGCTCGACCGGTTGCGGACGGCGATCACCGACAACCAGGGCACGCTGACCTCCGGGGCCTGGAACACCGCCACCACGCTCGGTGAAGTCGTGGCCGGTTTCCTCCTCGTGCTGTTCACCCTCTTCTTCTACCTGCGTGACGGTGGACAGATCTGGACGTTCGTGTGCCGCATGCTGCCGCGCGCGGCCCGGCTCCCCGCCGCCCGGGCCGGGCACTACTCCTGGCACACCCTGGTCTCCTACGTACGGGCTACCGTGCTGGTCGCCTTCGTGGACGCCGCCGGTATCGGGATCGGTCTCGCCATCCTGCGCGTCCCGCTCGCTCTGCCGCTGGCCGCACTGGTCTTCCTCAGCTCGTTCGTCCCGGTCATCGGCGCCACCCTGTCCGGCACGGTCGCCGTCCTGGTCGCGCTCGTCACCGTCGGTCCGATCAAGGCGCTGATCGTGCTGGGTGTGGTCCTCGCCGTCCAGCAGATCGAAGGCCATGTTCTGCAACCACTGATCATGGGGCGTGCCGTCGCACTGCACCCGCTCGCCGTGATCCTGGCGATCGCCATCGGCGTGGTCGTCGCCGGCATCGTCGGCGGGCTGGTCGCCGTACCGCTGCTCGCAGTCCTCAACACCGCCATCCGATATCTGTTCAGCCATCCGGGCGGCGAGCCCACCCCGGACCGCGAACCGCCGGGGACCGAGCCGACCGAGCCCGCCGTTCCCAGCGGGGACCCCGCACCGACCGAAACACCCATCGAAAGCGGGCCGTCACGATGA
- a CDS encoding glycosyltransferase: MTIKYGFLSTHPPTRCGLATFNSALAAHLGRSDAAVGIVRVAAHGDDLTPGAEVVHTWIAGAPAGWRDSAEALNGFDIAVVQHEYGIYPGHDGGEVLSVLRRLTVPSLVVLHTVLSHPTPNQKSLLEQIVAAAGAVVTITRTAHDRLLDGYTVDAAKISVIPHGASDYAGPSNLRHPQAHLLTWGLLGPGKGIEWALRGLARLRDLRPAPVYTVAGRTHPKVAELHGEEYRAELHKLGAILGIAHQVRYASAYLDDGELGSLIRSADVVVLPYDSTEQVTSGVLVEAVAARIPVVATTFPHAVELLTDGPGLLVPHKNPAALATAVRRILTEPALATTLRDRSGHAEPALRWPAVAQRYHELAATLVADRHLTTVAGK; this comes from the coding sequence ATGACGATCAAGTACGGATTCCTCAGTACCCATCCGCCCACCCGCTGTGGCCTGGCGACGTTCAACTCCGCGCTCGCAGCCCACCTCGGCCGGTCCGACGCCGCGGTCGGCATCGTGCGGGTGGCGGCGCATGGCGACGACCTCACGCCCGGGGCCGAGGTGGTGCACACGTGGATCGCCGGAGCACCAGCCGGCTGGCGCGACAGCGCGGAAGCGCTGAACGGTTTCGACATCGCCGTCGTCCAGCACGAGTACGGCATCTACCCCGGCCACGACGGCGGCGAGGTCCTGTCCGTGCTGCGCCGGCTCACCGTGCCGAGCCTCGTCGTCCTGCACACCGTGCTCAGCCATCCCACCCCGAACCAGAAGTCGCTGCTCGAACAGATCGTGGCGGCCGCCGGCGCGGTCGTGACCATCACCCGGACCGCACACGACCGGTTACTCGACGGCTACACCGTCGACGCCGCGAAGATCTCGGTGATCCCGCACGGCGCCTCCGACTACGCCGGCCCGTCGAACCTCCGGCACCCGCAGGCACACCTGCTGACCTGGGGCCTGCTCGGGCCGGGCAAGGGAATCGAATGGGCCCTGCGCGGCCTGGCCCGGCTACGCGACCTCCGTCCCGCGCCCGTCTACACGGTGGCCGGTCGAACCCATCCCAAGGTCGCCGAACTCCACGGCGAGGAGTATCGCGCCGAACTGCACAAACTCGGCGCGATTCTCGGCATCGCGCACCAGGTGCGCTATGCGTCCGCCTACCTCGACGACGGGGAGCTCGGCAGTCTGATCCGCTCCGCCGATGTCGTCGTGCTGCCGTACGACTCCACCGAGCAGGTCACCTCGGGCGTCCTGGTCGAGGCGGTGGCGGCACGGATCCCGGTCGTCGCCACCACCTTCCCGCACGCGGTGGAACTGCTCACCGACGGCCCCGGCCTGCTCGTCCCGCACAAGAACCCGGCGGCGCTCGCCACCGCCGTCCGGCGCATCCTCACCGAACCCGCCCTCGCCACCACGTTGCGCGACCGCAGCGGGCACGCCGAACCGGCACTGCGCTGGCCCGCTGTCGCCCAGCGTTACCACGAACTGGCCGCGACCCTCGTTGCCGACCGCCACCTGACCACCGTGGCCGGCAAGTGA
- a CDS encoding DUF5994 family protein — protein sequence MTLRPAFLSPAERPERASFDGTWWPQSLDLDVELRALLPMLDHVRGPVRRLVLSAEGWANGPDRVVVDGGTVDVDYPADRGPWTMTVVCVDGGTFTMRVVPPGPSRAAPDGPSRAAPDGPSRAAPDGPSRAAPDGTEARLETDAWETEGGGLGLPRLRAV from the coding sequence ATGACCCTGCGCCCGGCGTTCCTGTCACCTGCCGAGCGGCCCGAACGCGCTTCGTTCGACGGCACCTGGTGGCCCCAGTCGCTCGACCTCGATGTGGAGCTGCGAGCTCTGCTGCCGATGCTCGATCACGTCCGTGGACCGGTGCGACGGCTGGTGCTGAGTGCCGAGGGCTGGGCCAACGGTCCGGACCGGGTGGTCGTGGACGGCGGTACGGTCGACGTCGACTATCCGGCCGACCGGGGACCGTGGACGATGACCGTCGTCTGCGTCGACGGGGGCACCTTCACGATGCGTGTGGTTCCGCCTGGCCCGAGTCGTGCGGCTCCGGACGGCCCGAGTCGTGCGGCTCCGGACGGCCCGAGTCGTGCGGCTCCGGACGGCCCGAGTCGTGCGGCTCCGGACGGCACGGAAGCAAGGCTGGAGACGGATGCCTGGGAGACCGAGGGCGGCGGTCTCGGCCTGCCGCGCTTGCGAGCAGTCTGA